GGAGCGAGCAAGCACATCATGGCAGCCGCGGCGTGCACGCCGGCTACCGCGCCGCCGTCGGGGAGCCCAGGGCGTGGGTGTGGCTGAGGATGGAGTTGAGCCTCTGCAGCCGGAGGTCCTCCCGGAACTGCCGGATGAACAGCTCTGCGCGCGCGTTCAACTCCGCCTTCCCCTCCAGCGCCAGCTCCCCTGCTTTCGATACCCTCCGCCagtccgccaccaccaccttcgctgctggcttcttcttcttgttctccgGCGTCGGCAACGCAGCAGGGGCAGCCGTGGCAGAGCCTGCTGCTGctaatggcggcggcggcgacgccgtTGGCTTCGCGCGATGCCGCTGGGCTAGCGCGTACGCCTCGTCCAAGCTGATGGACTCATCATGGTCTTGCTCCTTCTCTGCCTCTGCcctgtcctcctcctcctccgacgACGACGGTGGCGGTGCGGGAGGCGCGTCGTCCTCCGCTGTTGCCATCGCCACAGGCGCGCCGGCTGTTGCAGCCACCACCTCCTGTGGATTGCGCTGAGGTGCGCACACCTGAGTCGCGGACGCCGCCTCTGCTTCCGGGGAGCAGCAGTACGAGCCCGAGGCAGCACTGCTTTCATCGATCGGCAGCTGCCCCACGGGAAAGATGAAGAAGGAGCGGAGCCGATCCAGGACCATAGATGATGAGGACCCGCTGCGGCAGAGCCTGCGCCGAGGCGACGACGTGGCCCCGGCCCCGGCCACGGCCGCGCCACTGGTCGACATGACGGCGATGGCGCCGACAACGGCGTTGAAGAAGATGAACCACGCCGCGGCGGGGCTGAGCCACGGCGACAGCAGCGGCCACCGCGACAGTAGTAGCGTTAGAAGCGCCATCCGACCGAGCTCTGCTCGAGTACTGGTGTTGCCTCAGCTCAGGCGAGCTGTGTGAGTTGTTGTAGGagcaatatatatatagggactgGACCGGCGTGCATGTTGGGTGACAGCCTGCCGGCTGCGGGCTGCCGCGCGGAACGTGTGAACGGGCGGGACAGGTAAGCCGCGTAGATCCGCCGCGTCCTTTGTCGCAGCTCGGAACGGCAAAGCAGAGGTTGGCATCGCTGTCCCTTGGCTTCTTTTTGCATGTGTGGCCAGTGGCCATGGCAAGTGGCGCACGAGCTTTCAGAGTACTAGTCCTGGCCTGGCAGCCACCGCGGCGACCAGCGAGAAGATTCGCCCTGGGATTAGGATCGCGTAGTTTGCCGCTGCTTTAGCTCCGAATTACGTGTCTGCTTTACCTACCAGTACGTAGTACGTACACACGGTGAATGAAGCAACACGGAAACGTTGTCCATGCCTATTGAATCAAATTAATTTATTACTGCTACGGTTGGCGTGGCGCATCCTTCTTCCTCCCCACTCCGCCCCCAAAAAAGATTATAAATCTCGCTTCTCGAGAAATATTCTTAATTTTGACtaaatgtatataaaaaaaatattaacgcTTACTCCTTCCGTCCATAAATAAATGCACATCTCGCTTCTCGAGgagacaaatttttttagtttgactagaaatatattaaataatatcaatatttgtatctacaaataagtatattatgaaagtatatttCATGCTCAATCTAATGAAATATATtagatatgataaatattagtatatttatatatatatttagtcaaacttaaaaatattTGACTTCTAGGAAAACGAGATGTGTACTTATttgtgaaatatatttttataataaaactAATTAGAGATATAGAGTAAATAAAATCTTCTTAGTTTAATTTAAGATTCTTTGATTCATCATGAAACGggatttataattttttttgagtcGCAGGGACTACAGTATTATAGCTTTTTATTGGCCCTAAAGCATTTGAAAATGATGCTCAAATCGTATGCGTATGTGCCATTGTTTAGCGTGTACTCCATCTATTTCTAAAAAGTGTTATTCCTGCTTACCGAAAAATCaaatatttttaattttaataattaaatataatttaGGTCATTAAATTTGTTCGATTATGCCATCAAGTTTCTTTATACATGTATGTACTGATGTGGTATGCTAACAGTGTCAACTCCATCTAACTTCTCATCCTCTCTATGTCCCGAGCTCCCTCTCTTCTTTATTTAGCTCACGTCTCGGGACCAACACAGCTCGGGAGACACAGTTGGGTGGAATCCATGAAGATGTTCTTACATACATTTACATGTCTAGATCCATTTAGACTGGTCCTAAGACCTGGACATAGATTGAAGATCTGAGCGTACGATTTACATGTTTAGTGAGTGGAACGATACAACTGAACAAGTATGAAAACCTAAACGGGTGATTGCGAGTTTAGGAACAATAATTGAACAAGTTTGAGAAGCCAAGTAGGCGATTTCCAAGTTTAGGGATTGGGTGACAGAGATGGACAAGTTTAAGGATCTAAACAGATGATTTACGAGCTTAGACACCGGGATGAAAATTGCTAGTGGACTTCACTCTTATCTATATATCtcttagggcactcccaatgctagaaactacatgtagttttatacttattaatttctatagacactatgtatagaaactatggttccaatggatagtttctatacaataatttgttatccaatcacattcattctctctccattctcaaccaatcatatcacttcatgtcttggatcaCGCATAACATGGTTTCTAGTTAGACCCAGTAtctatgatttttactctcttcaataactacattgccacgtcagcaaaatgcttagatgATACCATAATTAatttctatagaaactatgatgaTTTCTGCATtaattgggagtgcccttataAAGCTAATCTCCATTACAAGTTCATTCTATCTTAACATACAAGTCATCCACATCATATTCCATTAACTATCCACATCATCTCCCACTAATAGTCATGTCATCCCACTAACTTATAACCTCTTGATGCAAGTAATTTTGATAAAATAGATGTAAGAACATGTAAATAATTTTACTcatatatacaatagttttttaAAGAGCATCCTGCAGAAACGCGTGGTATTTTTTAGTTCTTACTATAATACTATTCTTCTTCTTCGGGACGAGGTTTGGTATTGACTATTGAGACGAGAGATTATAAATGGGTAACTCATTTGGGAATTGGTTGCTCATCCACCtttacatatatacatgctCACCCTTGTGTGCTCCATTATTAATGCTTCTTTTACACCATCGACATCCATATATTCTAACTTCTTTTTTCTGAACTCCACTATGCAAATTAATTGTAGTGTACCAGAAGCACTTTTTTTTGCTGTGAAGTTATTTATGAAAAGTCACTAAAATATACTAGAGTGTGGTCTTGTTTTCAAACAATTGTAACAAGAAACACAAGGATACGATGTGATTTTAATTTGGATGCTCGATTCCAAAAACATTTACACAAGCGATTTTACTTTTACTTTATCTATGATATGTTTAAATGCTCAATCATCACTGCTACAAAAACAATTTTAATAGACAAACATTCTAATTAATAGAGGTGGGCATTAGTGGTTGCCATATGTGAAAATGTTGAGATGGGCTGCAGGAAAATGCACACCCCTATTAGAGGTGGGCATTCTAAGATGACTGTCATTATTAAACATCAATTTATAGACAGTTGTATTAGGACATCTGTCACTCTGTTAATCAATTAATAAATAGACATCCTAAGGCAATCTGGTTCCTTTGTAAATAACTACCTCATTTGTACTATTTATTTTTAGAGGCGAGCCAGTTAAGAGTGTCTTCTCTATAAATGATTAACAGATAACAAAACTGATTTGGTGTTTGAAAAGAAACTTGTTTATTCTCCTTTACATATGGTACCATCGCTTATCCATTGGCTCCACATACGAGTTATCCTAAAAAAAGTTACTTCATGGGCTTTGGTTGTAGCGGCATCACAACAATTGGCACAAGTGGTCACGGTTTTTGTTTCTCCCAGCCATGAGTGATGATCTAGTCTTAGAATTGATAGTCATTAGAGTGTGAGGCTTCTCTTAGAGTTGATAATCATTAGAGTGCCATGCTTTCTCTTTGCTTTGTTTAGGTTGTGTGCTTTTATGTGGAGACCGAAAGCGAGTTCATAATTATTATCTCAACTCAATGTAATAATTATGACTTAATAAAAtcctttttttataaaaaatggcATTGCCTCTAGGCCTAAAACAATTATAACTTTTTATGCAAAGTCCGAAGAAGATGAAGTTTATGCTGAAATTGTTGATCTCAATGACATCTACATCTTTGTATTGATAGGTTTTTCTTTATCAATTTTAAGAGTCCAGAAAATTTGTTTGAAGTTCTCTGATTTTGTAATTCAAAATCTACAAGtttcaaatgacctcagatTTTTTAGGAGGACAcatacatgcatgcattttTGACATAATCAATACTAAATCTAGTTCACAATGCGACTgataactttgtagttgacaatttATTTCTGTTTGGAGTCATTTAGAATAGAAAAATGTTTTTTAAGTCTTAGATTTTAGGTCACGAATTCAAATACTAGGaagaacactattttgttttctGAAAATCGTTAACAGGGTATTTTAGCCTGACTGTTTGCTGTTAAAATAGTTCCATTGACAGAGGAGAACAATTTAGACGCCTGTTTTTATTAACAAGTCACTACAATTTGAATCCATGTTTTGCATGTTATAAGCTCCTGGTCTGGACTGAATGGCGTGCATCCGAGCTCTGAAGACCTAACGTAAATGGGCCTGCAGCCCAATCTGAAATGAGGTCTAAGAAAGTGTTGCAAATCAGGGGGGAAAAGAGGCTATTGTACTCAAATATATTGAAAATTGAAATCACGATCTTCATTCCATAGCTACGTAACGTtttgggtatcctctcctcATACTACTAATTATCCAGAAGAGATATACCACTTGCAAACTAAAAACTTAAAATTATTGATCCACGTCCCACGTATCAGGGGCGGTTCTAGAGTAGTAGCATGGGACCccccaaatttttttaaaaaacatttAATATGTATACTCTTTAATAATATATACATGTATAATACATTGTTATACATAATTGCTAGTCTACTCAGCTTATATAACAACCTTAACACTCTATATTCACAACTATTTTATCACCGTTTAGCGATCTAATTATGTTATGTTCATATCGATGAACTATATCGTTTTCGTTCGTACCCCCATGATTAAAATCCTAGATCCGCCACTGCCACGTATCTAGTTCCTCGTACCCTATGTACCCGGAACTTTGTGACTGTGGAACAAACACCACCCTGGCCTGTACTGTAGATCAAGAGCCCAGCATGCTCGGAGTGGCCGATCACCCAATCGTGACCGATTCGGTCCACTCCCTCGTTCCCTTCATGCATCGCAGGCCGTCCTGCGCCACAGCCATCCAACTTCCCATCTCTCAACGAGTTCACCCGTCCACAGGCCCATGCATGGATCATGTCTTTTAATAGGCATCATCACGCAGCAGCCGGAAGCTAATTAATGGCGCGGACAGCCCGCGGCGCCTCTCCTATTCCTACGACGGCGCCGGAGCCAGCCCTCCACCGACGCCCCCGTCCTCGGTGGTGGTAGCACGCACGACGCGATCGCCATTGCCGCCACCTGCGCGATCGGACACGCGCGCGGCGAGACAATGACCTCCTCCGTAGCCCCAACCACGGCCGCTTCCC
This window of the Sorghum bicolor cultivar BTx623 chromosome 7, Sorghum_bicolor_NCBIv3, whole genome shotgun sequence genome carries:
- the LOC8073532 gene encoding uncharacterized protein LOC8073532; amino-acid sequence: MALLTLLLSRWPLLSPWLSPAAAWFIFFNAVVGAIAVMSTSGAAVAGAGATSSPRRRLCRSGSSSSMVLDRLRSFFIFPVGQLPIDESSAASGSYCCSPEAEAASATQVCAPQRNPQEVVAATAGAPVAMATAEDDAPPAPPPSSSEEEEDRAEAEKEQDHDESISLDEAYALAQRHRAKPTASPPPPLAAAGSATAAPAALPTPENKKKKPAAKVVVADWRRVSKAGELALEGKAELNARAELFIRQFREDLRLQRLNSILSHTHALGSPTAAR